In Fluviispira sanaruensis, a genomic segment contains:
- a CDS encoding acyl-CoA thioesterase: MDILKSAKKYTYAITIKEFHLDTFGHVNNAVYLQLCEEARWEIITENGFGVHDIEKLGIGPVILEVNIKFQKELKLREKIRIETQCIAIRGKVLDIYHEIKNEKNEVCSTALFTLAIFDINKRKIISPIPLWYESIGVLVEKN; the protein is encoded by the coding sequence ATGGATATTTTAAAAAGTGCAAAAAAGTACACTTATGCAATCACTATAAAAGAATTTCATTTAGATACATTTGGGCATGTCAACAATGCTGTTTATTTACAACTCTGTGAAGAGGCAAGATGGGAGATTATAACTGAAAATGGTTTTGGAGTGCATGATATAGAAAAATTAGGGATAGGTCCTGTTATTTTAGAGGTTAATATTAAGTTTCAAAAAGAGCTTAAGTTAAGAGAAAAGATAAGAATTGAAACCCAGTGTATTGCTATTCGAGGTAAGGTTTTAGATATTTATCATGAAATTAAAAATGAAAAAAACGAGGTCTGTTCAACGGCACTGTTTACTTTAGCAATTTTCGATATAAATAAAAGAAAAATAATATCACCCATTCCTCTTTGGTATGAATCCATTGGTGTTTTAGTGGAAAAAAATTAA
- a CDS encoding DUF3575 domain-containing protein, whose protein sequence is MNLLKPIKFVPILFLLFTRNINAQNYFLFEGNGLLFINQGIGLNLEYKDDRLWLSQGIDFEIFAQNPYNKNGVVAKRNIFTIAPKLRYYFIDKQITGPFIGIKIYFTSSESYISDGSSSSEYDVFYVAPTLQIGYRFVTKNNFSFSAYLGGGIKSNDNRFPRDSIPASKLSNSDWIEAQSKMNLNLSQEQFDYGITVGYIY, encoded by the coding sequence ATGAATTTATTAAAGCCTATTAAGTTTGTTCCGATTTTATTTCTCTTATTCACTCGTAATATTAATGCTCAAAATTACTTTTTATTTGAAGGGAATGGACTTTTATTTATAAATCAAGGAATTGGTTTAAATCTTGAATACAAAGACGATAGACTTTGGTTATCGCAAGGGATCGATTTCGAAATTTTTGCGCAAAATCCCTATAACAAAAATGGTGTTGTTGCAAAAAGAAACATTTTTACGATTGCTCCAAAATTAAGATATTATTTCATAGATAAGCAAATAACTGGTCCATTTATTGGGATTAAAATTTATTTTACTTCCTCTGAAAGTTATATCTCTGATGGGAGTTCTTCCTCTGAATACGACGTTTTCTATGTTGCTCCCACCCTGCAAATTGGCTACAGATTTGTGACAAAAAACAATTTTTCATTTTCTGCGTATCTTGGAGGTGGAATAAAATCGAATGATAATCGTTTTCCGAGAGATAGCATTCCTGCATCCAAACTATCCAACAGCGATTGGATAGAAGCTCAGAGCAAAATGAATTTAAATCTCTCGCAGGAGCAATTTGATTATGGAATCACTGTTGGCTATATCTATTAA
- a CDS encoding APC family permease produces MQFKRQIGAGGVMFASIGAMVGSGWLFSSHYAAQLAGPAAIITWLIATVIIIVIALPFAELGTLFPIAGGIANYPFFTHGKLAGFLLGWISWLSFLVLTPIEVQATIQYMSNFFPALTRVEDKVYHLTGIGYVTATLLMLALVYVNSKGVKFMSETNKYFSIWKLIIPAIAIIIFFLASSGTNNLNLESAGGFAPYGWHGILSALSLAGVVFSFNGFQIGIMMAAETKNPQKNIPKAIIGSVVLGALLYILLQISFLVAVPEANLANGWAALTFSGDAGPLAGLALVLGFSWVAWLLYIDAVVSPLGAGIVYAASSTRVLYALSANGYIPEQIKKIDKNGIPKVSLWVNFAFGMLAFLPFPGWQSMVSFLSSTMITGYAIVPICLVALRKQEPKLERPFRLPKYIFISFIAFYFCNLMLYWSGWTIMSKLFLAVLLGFAIYVSRLFYRKELKENLKTWKNSLWILFYLIGLCGLTKFGQFEGGSGEITEGYDFLLVGILSVIIMYIAQKSMLSNKEAKANIKMILDEHNHTNSH; encoded by the coding sequence ATGCAATTTAAGCGACAGATAGGAGCAGGGGGCGTTATGTTTGCCTCCATTGGGGCAATGGTGGGTTCTGGATGGCTTTTCAGCTCTCATTATGCAGCCCAACTTGCTGGACCTGCAGCAATAATCACTTGGCTTATTGCCACAGTTATCATTATCGTGATTGCTCTTCCCTTCGCTGAGTTAGGGACTTTATTTCCAATCGCTGGTGGAATAGCCAACTACCCATTCTTTACTCATGGAAAATTAGCAGGATTTCTTCTCGGCTGGATTTCTTGGCTTTCTTTTTTAGTGCTCACGCCCATTGAAGTGCAAGCTACTATTCAATATATGAGCAACTTTTTTCCAGCTCTCACACGTGTAGAGGATAAAGTTTATCATCTCACAGGCATTGGGTATGTTACTGCAACGCTTCTTATGTTGGCTTTGGTTTATGTCAATTCTAAGGGCGTAAAATTTATGTCTGAAACAAATAAATATTTTAGTATTTGGAAACTTATCATTCCGGCCATTGCTATCATTATTTTCTTTTTAGCATCCTCTGGTACCAATAATTTAAATTTAGAATCTGCAGGTGGTTTTGCTCCGTATGGCTGGCACGGAATTTTATCAGCACTTTCTTTAGCGGGAGTTGTGTTTTCTTTCAATGGTTTTCAAATTGGAATTATGATGGCAGCGGAAACCAAAAATCCGCAAAAGAATATTCCAAAGGCAATTATTGGTTCAGTTGTATTAGGGGCGCTTCTATATATTTTATTACAAATTTCATTTTTAGTCGCAGTGCCTGAAGCCAATTTAGCGAATGGTTGGGCAGCTCTTACATTTTCTGGCGATGCAGGGCCTCTTGCAGGATTAGCTTTGGTTTTGGGTTTTAGTTGGGTTGCTTGGCTTTTGTATATTGATGCCGTTGTCTCTCCATTGGGGGCTGGAATCGTCTACGCTGCTTCGAGTACACGAGTTTTATATGCTTTGAGTGCCAATGGTTATATCCCTGAACAAATTAAAAAAATTGACAAAAATGGCATTCCAAAAGTCAGCTTATGGGTCAATTTTGCCTTCGGTATGCTCGCCTTTTTACCCTTTCCAGGTTGGCAGAGTATGGTTTCATTCCTCTCATCCACTATGATTACTGGCTATGCTATTGTACCCATTTGCCTTGTTGCACTGAGAAAACAAGAACCCAAATTGGAGAGACCATTTCGTTTGCCAAAATATATTTTCATTTCATTTATAGCCTTTTATTTTTGCAATTTAATGCTCTACTGGTCTGGTTGGACTATCATGAGTAAGCTTTTTCTCGCCGTTCTTCTTGGCTTTGCCATTTATGTTTCACGCCTTTTCTATCGCAAAGAGCTTAAAGAGAATTTAAAAACCTGGAAAAATTCATTGTGGATTTTATTTTATTTAATTGGTCTATGCGGTTTGACAAAGTTCGGTCAGTTTGAAGGTGGTAGTGGTGAAATTACGGAAGGATATGACTTTTTGCTCGTAGGAATTTTGAGTGTTATCATTATGTATATTGCTCAAAAATCCATGCTTTCAAATAAAGAAGCAAAAGCAAATATTAAAATGATTCTCGATGAGCACAATCATACAAATTCGCATTAA
- the bfr gene encoding bacterioferritin: protein MKGDVQVIKALNEVLTGELTAINQYFLHARMCKNWGYNRVADFTYKESIEEMKHAQTLLDRILFLEGIPNLQKLDKLNIGESVKEQFEADLALEFLALERLKKGIDICVTARDHTSREILEHILEEEEGHVDWLEAQLGLIKDIGLENYLAQQLHEKNS, encoded by the coding sequence ATGAAAGGCGACGTTCAAGTTATAAAAGCTTTAAACGAAGTATTAACAGGTGAACTTACAGCAATTAACCAATATTTTTTACACGCGAGAATGTGTAAAAATTGGGGTTATAATCGTGTAGCTGATTTTACTTATAAAGAATCCATCGAAGAAATGAAACACGCTCAAACATTACTTGATCGGATTCTATTCCTCGAAGGAATCCCAAATTTGCAAAAATTAGATAAACTCAATATCGGCGAATCAGTTAAAGAGCAGTTTGAAGCCGATCTAGCACTCGAATTTCTTGCTCTTGAAAGACTTAAAAAAGGAATCGATATCTGTGTTACAGCTCGAGATCACACAAGCCGTGAAATTCTTGAGCATATTTTAGAAGAAGAAGAAGGGCATGTCGATTGGCTCGAAGCTCAACTTGGTCTTATTAAAGACATCGGTTTAGAGAACTATTTAGCTCAACAGTTGCATGAGAAGAACTCATAG
- a CDS encoding (2Fe-2S)-binding protein: protein MLMCLCYGISCHEIKKLMENGMTTTEDIQRECNAGLGCGCCLDALESMVESEGSKQDTHSMSSSHATVELNSSLNRCL from the coding sequence ATGCTCATGTGCTTGTGTTATGGAATTTCGTGTCATGAAATTAAAAAACTTATGGAAAACGGAATGACCACAACAGAAGATATACAACGTGAATGCAATGCAGGACTTGGGTGTGGTTGCTGTCTCGATGCTCTCGAATCTATGGTGGAGTCAGAGGGATCGAAACAAGATACACATTCTATGAGTTCTTCTCATGCAACTGTTGAGCTAAATAGTTCTCTAAACCGATGTCTTTAA